DNA from Triticum aestivum cultivar Chinese Spring chromosome 7D, IWGSC CS RefSeq v2.1, whole genome shotgun sequence:
ATCCTCGGCCAGATCAGCCCAGCGGAGCCGCGCCGGGGCGGAGGGGGGGCGCGACGGGGACTGGGGAAGGGGAGATCAGCGAAGACGGGCGCGACGGAGGAGCCGAGGGCACGCCCGGGCAGGGCAGGGCACCGGGCGCGCCGGCCGCCGCGGGCGAAGCCACGGGCGGGGGCGAGTCGCCAGAGCCAGCGCAAGCCATCGATCCCCTTTTTTCGCTTAGACCAGTTTAGCAATGGCCCTTTTGTTCTGTCAGCAAAAAGTTCGAAGAATGATTATCTTTTTGGAATCGTGTGGTTTCAAGTCTCTGTGGACAAGCCAGAACATTGGTCTTGAAGAAAGATGGGCACAGCTCCCATCGTTTCAAGCTCCAGACGTGAAATCGTTGGCTATGCAGTTCACAAGAGGGTTACTTGGTTGGTTTATGCAAGTCATCCTCGTTAAAGCCCTACTGTACTCACTGGGAAGTGGTGAATCGCCATTGCTGGACATCGTGGCATATGCTGGGTATGAGTTTGCTGGTACCTCACTTGCTTTGCTTGTCCGCATCTTCTGGAGCTACTCATGCTATTTTGCTCTGCCATGGTTCTGTATCTGCACTGGTGTATTCCTGGTGAAGACGATGAAGAGGTTCTGCAAGGTGCATCGAGGACTTGTGAGAGACATCCTAGCAGGAACCACTACTTTCTTCTATTCCTCGCAGTTGCGCAATTCCCCATGCTTTTCTGGCTAGGAAATGTCAAGGCTTGATGTTTCAGTCTTTTTTTTCAAGGTTGATGTTTCAGTCTTATCTTAGAACTGGGATAACACTTCTCCCCTTCTTTTCTTGAAGGCGGAGGCCAAATCTGATCTGAATAAAGTTTGAGGTTTCTTCTTACTAATGAACTTTACTAGCAGCCTTTACACTCTTGTTGGAGTGGGTAAATTCCTTGACACTTTTGTAGCACCAAGGAAGCATGTGGACTGTGAAATTTTCATAGAAACCCTATTTTTCTTCACccttcaaaattttcttttcaccCGGATGGTTATTACTTACCTCCAAGGTTATTGTTCACTCACCTACTGTTGGTCTGTTaatatctactccctctgtcccaaaatataagaacgtttttaacactacactaatgtcaaaaatgttcttatattatgggacggagggagtattagacaAATGAGTGAGAAGCTGATAAGCATTTCTAACATTTGATTTGAGAACTTATATTGGTTGTACTTTTGGCAAAATATCTGTGAAGCACCCAGATTCATTTCCTTGAATTATGACTAATGTTCTTATGAGAAATGCCCAACTAACTTGAGTTAGTAAATAGTTTGCTAGTAATACTTTGCTCTTTGGCAGGTAGAACTGAATGAGCTATTGACAAAATTTTCAGCAAAtctttctgctgctgctgctgctttggctgtgtGGTATGTTTTCCTAAACCATTATACACACTTAGTTAGTTAATTTCAACCAAGAAAAATATCTTGTGATCAGAAAAGAGTAAAAAAATCTAATCATGAATTAGTGCTCAAACCAAATGATTGTTGCATAACTGGACCACAATGGATGAATACATAGGATATGCTAGCATTTACTAGAACACATGTATGTAGCTAGAATGCATGACTCATGTCATGTTTACAGAAACGTAGCTACGCAATAGTGAACAATTACCATTGGTAAAAAGTACAGTAAGAATCACTGTATCGCAAGAGTAGCACCACCTGACAACAGAGGGCTCGCGTCGACTGAAGAGGCAAACGGCGACGAACAGTTGGAGCTTGTAGGAGCAGGTAGAGTGTCGACCTCAATCACACCCTCCAGCATCTGCACCACCTGGTGCATTGTAGGGCGGAGCGAAGGATTCTGCTCAATGCACGAGAGAGCAACACGCAAGAACCTCTCCACTCTGACCAAATCCACAATGGCGTCATCATTGCTATGAAACAAAACCTCAGTCCTGCCATCACCAACCAACTGACCCGCCCACTCGAATAGCATGACCGAGTCGTCACCATCCTGATCAGGCACCGGCTCCTGGGACTTTCGGCAGCATATCATCTCAAGCAGCACAACACCGAAGCTGTACACATCAACCTTGGTGTCGATGCGCCTGTCGCTTTGGAACCACTCGGGGGCAATGTAGCCCCTTGTGCCCCTGACATTGGTCACCGTGGTGTGCATCTGCTGGTCACTAAGAAGCCTGGCAATCCCAAAGTCAGTAATCTTTGGATTTTTCTTGTTATCTAACAATATATTGTCGGGCTTGATGTCACAGTGGATGACTGGATAATTGCATCCTTCATGCAAGTACTCCAGGCCCTTTGCAATGCCAAGGGCTGCTTCAGCGCGCCAACTCCACATCGGTTGCTGCTGAGGCTGGAATAGGAAGCTCCGAAGGGAACCACCTGGCATGAACTCGAACACCAACATCCGTTGCTCCTTCTCTTTGCAGTAACCAACCATGCGGACTAGGTTCCTATGGTGGATCTGGCCGATGGACTGTACCTCATTCGTGAACTCCCTCTCGCTGTAATCATTGGAGCTGATGAGCTTCTTCACTGCTATCTCTGGGTAGTGTAGCAACTTCAACACCCCATGGTAGACCTCGCCAAAGCCTCCTCTGCCTAGAAACTTATGAAAGCCATTGGTGGCTTTGTAAAGCTCTTTTGCGGTGTAAGCCCTCACAAAGTCATGGTCGGTGTTCTTCTTCCTAAGGTAGTAATGCAACATGAGGCTACCTGCTGCCAACAGCAACAGGAATGCGGAGCAACCGAGTAGTGCATGAAGCAATATCCTTCTCGGCGATGCCGGCACCGAGGGGCTGCTTATCCTCACCTTGATCAATGCCTTCATGGTGACATTTTCTTCCTGCCGCCCGGCATCTGTCAACGACGCCATCTTAGCACAGTAAGTTCCATCAAATAGAGCCGCTGTGCACAGGCAGTCGCTCAAGCAGAAGTCTCCACACTGGTCGTCTGTGGTGCACAAATGTCTTTCGTACACCGAGTTTTTCCAAGTGGTGTTTGGCATCTTGACAACCCCAAACTCGGCGGAGTGGCTGTTCCCATGACAGCTTTGTGGTACAAACTCCTGCGTGCATCCTATGTACTTGAGCTGCACATCAAGGAAAGTGTAGCCGCTTGGACACTTGCAATCGAGACGGTCGTTTGGACCATAGACACAGTAGGAGTTGGGGCCGCACAAACCTTGCAAAGTGCTGCTCCTGCTGCAACCTTCACTTGGGAATAGGCCAGTGACTGCCCACGACCCGTTGCTCCTTCCCCCGGGGGCATTCTTCGGCCGGGTGTAGACCCGGACAATGCCGTCAGGATCAAGCGTTGCGTGTTGGTGATAACTGATGGTGGAGTTTGGAAGTGGAGGTATCAGGTCATGCACCATGCCGTCCTTGATATGGTAGTAGAGATGCCCCGGCGAGTTGAAGAAAAGAGTCGTGTTGCCGTCTTGGGTGTTGCCGGATTGGTAGGTGCCCGTCACCCAATAAGCGTTGGATGGGTCCAGATTGCTGGTAGCATGGTTCATGAGGTACAAGACAATGTTGCCATCGGCCTGCATGTACAGGCCGAAGCGGCCACGAGAGAAATCCGTGTCCGTGCGCTTGGACTGAAGGGCTGCTCCAGAGCCCATAGACTGCCCCGGGAGGAGCGTATCGGTTGGATACTGAAAGCTCTCCCACATGACGGTGCTGCCCGCATAGGCGAGGAACTGGAGGTTCCCTGAGTCCTGGAGCACGAGGTCAGAGCCGTACTCGTTGCTTGGGTTCGGGTTCCTCCAGATGCTGCTGCTATTTGTGTCGGCGAGGAAGAGCTGGCCATTGATGCTGAATACGGATAGCCCTGTGACCGTGATGGCGGAGCCTGAGTCTGGGTCTTTCGCATACCACACCACCCTCTGCTCCGCAGGGTCAGCCGCCTGGGAGAGGTTGAAGTTGAACCAGACGGCAAGGAGGAACCGGCTAGGGTCATTGCCGAGGGCACGGAAGCCGAAGGCATACTCCCCGGACAAGCAGGTGATGTAGTTCGGTGGCCTGAGAGTCGACCCTCCTGTGAGTTTGTTCGCTACAAGCAGATGAGCTTGGTGCAGCAAGAGCACAAGCAGTGGAGCAAGGTGGCTGGAAAAagaggacgacatgatgcctgatGGCTTCATTTGTGTTTACTTTTCTGGTCAGTATATACTCATGTTATGTTCTTATATATCTTCAGTTCTTCACTTACGCTACATTGTTTTCCATAGTGTGATAGTGACACACACAGGAGAGAAGTTAATTGATAGCCAAAACGAAGCATCCCACCCGCCGGCCGGCAGTCATAGACAATGTCAAGGTTAAGCGTCATATCTCATACGTTTGCAGGAGATAATTTGATTGCCGTTTTGTTTCTGAAAGGGACAGACTTGTTTAAACTACACACATGTGTGGACGGAATCGCACTTTTGAATCTTGACCCAGACCGCTAAGCCCGAGGTTCCATCAGCAAATCAGTTGATAATTAAGTTAGATGGGCATGTGCCATTTGGCACGAACCATGAGCTACAAAGGAGGTGACACTAGCTAGTGACCTGTTGCCGCACAGCCAAACCATCAAGCTTAGATCAAGGAGGTGACGTGAAGGCCAGGGTGAAATTTGGCCGGCCAAAGAAAGATGACATTTTCTTCCCCGATCTTTATttgttactccctccattcacaaatataagatgttctaaccaTTTTGTGAGTCGGATGTATATAGTCACATTTTAGtgtatttgttcactcatttcagttcgtatgtagtctatattgaaatatctaaaacattttatatttgtgaacagagtgAGTACTTGTTTCATTTCTTTTTCGACAGATACATGTTTCATTTCTTACTTTAGGGGAACTTGTTTCGTTCATTGCTACACAAAGAAACACTAGTGGATGAAACTCATAGTGTAACCGCTTTTTTCAGGGAAGGCCATCATGACTATCTTTATTGACTGCAAATGATAATTACATCATCAACACGACTTTTCGAAATACTGTAAATAAAGATGAGCATGGATTACTTGTGTTTTGTTGAACTTGCAAGATTTTATCATAGGAAAGGGGTACCCTTTATAAACGGAATTGCTTTACGTACCACACCTTCTGGTTATGTGCGACGATGTGATCCTTAGATCATTGTTCAACTGGCAATTAGTAGATCCTTTCCtgcaagaaaaaaagaaaaaaatggcaaTTAGATCCTAGGGTGATTAACTAACTCAGACAAGCGTCGGATAGAAAAATGACGAATGCATGACACTGCTCCTTTATAAACTCATCAGACGGCCAAAGTAAATAAAAAATTCTATTCTTTTACCACAAGGGTGGCGCTTCTATTTTAGTCGACCCCTATACATGTTATGCCACCTGAAGATTCACTCCCGcggttcctgcatagcatgatatATTACACATCTTTCTTCAACAGTGTCACACCAATACAACAGAGAGAAGGCAGATGCGAGCAAATGCACAACAACTAGACAGATTGACTAGCTTCCCAAAAGGAAAACTGATAAAACAACAATATCGTCTTCAAGATATTGGTAATGAACAGGCTGAACATGCGTACCTTCTAGTCTAGAAATCAAAGGCCAGCTACCAGCTGAAATAACACCAAGTCTAGCCCATGATCAGCAGCAGGTCCATCAATTCCCGGGCAGCCCACTGTGTTAGTTCTCCAACATCCTGAAACCAAGGCAGATTTAAGTCTCTGTCTTTATGCCTCTGGCATTGGCTTGGCCATGTTGCCTGAAGTAGGTATGGATCATATTTCTTTGCTTGCATGTGGAGTTAACAGTTGGGGTTGTCACAGATTAATTTTTGTGCAGGGAAGTGGGGAATTGAACGGCAAGAGACAATGATTGCCTTTGCACATGAAAAAGGAAAGCTTACCAAAAGCTTATGAAATGGATAAAAGAAAATATTGACAAGGACAAAAAGAAGGATAGTGGCATAAAAGTGCACCAACGCCTAAAATAAAAAGTGATAAGCAAAGCAAATTCACCGGTCACAAATATTTGGTGGTTAAACTGGGGAACACCTGTCATGGGAGAGCTAATTTGGTCGCAAACATGGGGATCAGAATACTGTTGACCCTAAATCTGTGTAAAAATAAGCTCAGATGAGCTTACTTTAAATCCAATCAAGACATAAATTTTGGCCTCCTCTCACACAAAAAAAGGTACATGCTCCCAGTCCCAAATCCAATCTCCACTATGCGTGCTCAATATTTCCATAGCATGTACCCCCTCATTGAATAAGAGGGCAGATCAGCATAATCTTCTATCTCTGCTTAAACCAGCTTGGGGATTGGGGGCCAGTAGTCTTCTTTTGAAGATTAGAACTAAGTAGTCTTCTCTCTTGATTGTAAAGTAGTTTTACAATGAAAACATAATCTTCCATTGTGAGAACATAAAAAGGTTAGGCTGCCTACACGAAACAGCTTAGCAAAAGTACATTTTTAGATAAACTGTATGTGTACAAGATACAATGCCATCCATGGTGAAATAAGGCATGATAAGGCTCACATCCAGCCGAATCGAAACCCTCACTTCTATGGGGCGGCTTCTACAAGGCCACGGTGGGCACGAGAGAGGACTCGACAGGCCGGAAGCCTTCTCTTTGCCTCCCACACCCAATCCTGCTCCCCAACTCTTCAGCCTATGCTCCAGTAGACTGCCAACTCCTATTCAATATCGGAAGACATAATACATTGACACTTGACCCAAAAGAACCGAGATAGCTCTGCAGGCCAATGAGCAAACAAATCAGACTGGGCATCAATTATAAGCCTGTCACTGCATCACAATCTTTTTATCCATGCCTTCTGGCAAGATAGAAAACACTGATAAGCATGATCGAGAATTCAATGTCAGATTAGAACTTAGGATGCTTTCCACAAGGAAATGACTAAATGGCCCATTATATAGAGCTCCATAGCATCAATAACAAACATCAGcaaaaatacatgaagaaactAGGTAACTATTTTGCCAAGGCTTGACATGGTTGAGTTACTTGTTTTACACAGTATGAATGACAGTGACAGACACTTCGACAGTAATTATGCTGTGCCACCTGATGTTGAGGGGCTTTGACAAATGCTAATTGACAAACAGTAGGCAAAATCAactcccccccccaaaaaaactgcACATAAAATTGTTGGGGAATTTTGAGCTTATGTGATGCAACAGCCTTGACTCACATGATGGCTTTGAATCTTGAAGTTAGATATTTCCTGTGGAAACAAAAACGGTTACTAACGAGTAAAAGAAATAACACTGAGGTACATGTAAAAAGGAAGGTTTCATTCAAGCGTATGGCTACCAGGAATAAAAACCTTGGGGAAGATTGATGCAGAAATTTGCACTGACATTCATCCCACAGACAAACAGAAAAGGGAAATCTAGCCCTTTTTGCTTATCAAAGTTTTCATCATTGATATTCTTTCATGATACAACTTGGGATGCTTGAAGCATTATGACACATACAAGGACAAGGTTGCTTTATTTTTGGAGCAAACAGCTAACGGAATCAGTTATTCCTACTTACAAACAACCATAGGTACACGGTTCAGGGAACATGATTTGAAGCTTCAGAATTGCACCAACACATGAAGGCCAAGAAAACAACCTCATGAACACGGGCTGCGTTGTCCCAGCAAGAGGCCGACGCCTGGCTCCAAGACATGCCCAAACCACATTTGGCTCTCCCCGGCTCCTAACCCAGACACTcgtggcatcatcgtccatacacAATCCACCGCATCAAACATCACCAGCCTCCCATCTAAAGCATTGTACAGACAAAGAGTCCCCATTCTGTCCGCAGCCTGAAAGTGCCAGAAACTGCCATGCCTACCAGCCACCAACTCATCGAACACCTCCGGCGGCATTGCGGCTACCTCCACCCATCCCACTGCCTCGTCGTTGTCCAACTGCCACACCACCACCCGCTCCAGCACCCCGAGCCTCTCCACCCCACCGACCAAGAACAGCCGATCATCGAGAACAAACAGGTGCGCCGTTGTAAGGCCGTGCGGCATCACAACTGGCGGAGCAGCCCACTTCCTGGTCTCGAGATCAAGCACCAGAAGTGCGTCCGGACCCCGGCCGAGCACAAAGAGCCGAGCACGGTCACTGGCGACCGCAGCATTGCCAAGGATCGCAAATGGTAGCGGGAGCTCGGCCCCAGGTACCCACCGTGGGGAGGGATCGGCGGAGTCCAGGGAATACGAGCGGACAGCGGCGCCGTTGGTGGTGACGGCGACGAGGGTGTAATCCCGGCTGGAGGAGGAGGGTGAGGGTGGGACGACGACAGCGATGAGGTAGGAGCGGTCGGGGAGCGCTGGGAGGCGGAGGAGCGAGTCGGCGGTgacaaggaaggagggggaggcggAGGAGATGAGGGGAGGGCAAGATGGATCGAGCGGGGGCGAGGGGGGCACCTGGAGGAGGCGCCGGGAGAGCGGGTGGAAGGCGAGGcgcggcgagaggaggaagaaggcgtcgaGGCGGTGCTGGGAGAGGAGGGCGTGGAAGGCCGGGGAGCGCAGGAGGCGGCGCAGCGCCCGGgagacggcggcgacggggacgagcgCGGTGAGCGGCAGGCGGGAGAGGATGCGCTCCTGGAGGTGCGCCGGGAGCTCGTCCCACGGGCAGCGGGCGGCGGAGTCGGCGGCCATGGCCGGCCGGGGATCGGCCGGCGGGCTGGTGGCGGATCACGGTGCCGTATTTGGTGGGAGGAAATGGGGACGCGAGaaatggaaggaggaggaggagcgagaAGGGCTCGTTGGCTGGCATGTGGGCCCGGGAAGGCTCGATGGCATTTATATAGATATAAAATATGAATAGAGGGGAAAATCatataaaaagagaaaagagagaaattCCACGACCACTTATGAATTGCGATTCGTGATTCACATTATCAAAGAATAGGGTGAATTCTAAATGGGAAAAGCTTACCTTCAGCCGACCGATCTCGCGCACATCCGCCGGCTCCGTGTCCGTTGGATTGCCTATTGATCAGACGGACGAGAACGGCCTGCTTTCCTCGTCACGCACGTTCTTTTCTGAAACAGAGCTATTGTTTCAGGATAAACATTCGTGCAATTGGCCTCCGTTGACTCTATGGGAGGGCAATGTTTCTGGATTTGGGAGGGCGGTGGGGGTGGCGGCGTTCGGCGACCGGGGCATGTTCAGCGTGATGGCGACTGCGACGGGTTCGGCGGTGCCTCCCGTTCTGCCTGCATTTCTGGGCGACCACCGTCCTGGCACCATCAATGCTAGACACAACCACATCACAATGCCTTACGTCCACACACACTTCAAGTTTCTGCAACAACAACGTTGTTGcggaacggcggcggcgaagactgCGCGACACGGGCGAAGATGTTGTTGCAATTTTTGTAGCAAGGGTCTTGTTACAGAAAATGAGGCGCGGCGTGAGATGTCTTTTTTAATTTTTGCAAtaagggtcttgttgcagaaaattagataATAAGAGTTTTTGCAACAGGGACTTGTTGGAGAAAATTAAAGAAAGGGAGTTTTCGCAACAAAGCTCTTGTTGCAGGAAATTAGAGATGAAGAAGTTTCGCAACAAAGCTCTTGTTGCAGGAAATCAGAGAAGAGGAGGTTTCGCAACTAGACTAGCTCCAACACGCCGGCGGCGGGCTGATTTTGCGGCGGCGCCGGGCCGGGCGCAGCTCAGTCGGGGTCGGGTCAAGACTGACTTGTTTCTGCAACCGAGCGTTTGTTGCGGAAAATAACGAGTGGGCATGTCGGGCGCAGACACCGGATCAGACGGCTATCAGCTCGGGTATCCAACGGCCGTCGAGGCGACGGATAAAATCTAAACATCGGCCGGCGGACGCGTAGCAGCGCCCGAATTTCTCTATCGATAAAGCAATGGGAGAAATAGCTCGCGTGTGGTGCAAAATTGGGTTAGAAATAAATGCGTAAATAGGTGCTAAAAATGAAAAAACTAATGCAAAAGTAAACTTAAGAATATTTTCAGTTCATAttcaaaaatgataaaacaaacaAGGTGTGTGAACAACAGAATATATAAAGGCATGAAAATTTGAAGAATGGGCTACAAATTGCTCCAAGCG
Protein-coding regions in this window:
- the LOC123164875 gene encoding G-type lectin S-receptor-like serine/threonine-protein kinase LECRK3 isoform X1 codes for the protein MKPSGIMSSSFSSHLAPLLVLLLHQAHLLVANKLTGGSTLRPPNYITCLSGEYAFGFRALGNDPSRFLLAVWFNFNLSQAADPAEQRVVWYAKDPDSGSAITVTGLSVFSINGQLFLADTNSSSIWRNPNPSNEYGSDLVLQDSGNLQFLAYAGSTVMWESFQYPTDTLLPGQSMGSGAALQSKRTDTDFSRGRFGLYMQADGNIVLYLMNHATSNLDPSNAYWVTGTYQSGNTQDGNTTLFFNSPGHLYYHIKDGMVHDLIPPLPNSTISYHQHATLDPDGIVRVYTRPKNAPGGRSNGSWAVTGLFPSEGCSRSSTLQGLCGPNSYCVYGPNDRLDCKCPSGYTFLDVQLKYIGCTQEFVPQSCHGNSHSAEFGVVKMPNTTWKNSVYERHLCTTDDQCGDFCLSDCLCTAALFDGTYCAKMASLTDAGRQEENVTMKALIKVRISSPSVPASPRRILLHALLGCSAFLLLLAAGSLMLHYYLRKKNTDHDFVRAYTAKELYKATNGFHKFLGRGGFGEVYHGVLKLLHYPEIAVKKLISSNDYSEREFTNEVQSIGQIHHRNLVRMVGYCKEKEQRMLVFEFMPGGSLRSFLFQPQQQPMWSWRAEAALGIAKGLEYLHEGCNYPVIHCDIKPDNILLDNKKNPKITDFGIARLLSDQQMHTTVTNVRGTRGYIAPEWFQSDRRIDTKVDVYSFGVVLLEMICCRKSQEPVPDQDGDDSVMLFEWAGQLVGDGRTEVLFHSNDDAIVDLVRVERFLRVALSCIEQNPSLRPTMHQVVQMLEGVIEVDTLPAPTSSNCSSPFASSVDASPLLSGGATLAIQ
- the LOC123164875 gene encoding protein ABERRANT PANICLE ORGANIZATION 1 isoform X2; its protein translation is MAADSAARCPWDELPAHLQERILSRLPLTALVPVAAVSRALRRLLRSPAFHALLSQHRLDAFFLLSPRLAFHPLSRRLLQVPPSPPLDPSCPPLISSASPSFLVTADSLLRLPALPDRSYLIAVVVPPSPSSSSRDYTLVAVTTNGAAVRSYSLDSADPSPRWVPGAELPLPFAILGNAAVASDRARLFVLGRGPDALLVLDLETRKWAAPPVVMPHGLTTAHLFVLDDRLFLVGGVERLGVLERVVVWQLDNDEAVGWVEVAAMPPEVFDELVAGRHGSFWHFQAADRMGTLCLYNALDGRLVMFDAVDCVWTMMPRVSGLGAGESQMWFGHVLEPGVGLLLGQRSPCS